A stretch of DNA from Desulfosarcina ovata subsp. ovata:
ATCTGGACGGTCTCCTCGCCACCTTCCACATCTATATCGGCAGCGACAACGTTCGCCCCCTCCATAGCAAACGCTAGCGCAGAAGCCCTGCCAATCCCTGAACCGCCACCAGTCACCACAGCAACTCTGTTCTCAAAACTTTTTGCCATTGCACCCTCCTTAATTATTTGTGGTCGGTTTAAATAGATAGTTTACCAGGCAGCCCAGCCGCCATCCACGCTCAAATGGGTTCCGGTTACAAACGATGCTGCGTCTGAGCACAGCCATACTGCGGCTTGAGCTACTTCTTCCGGAGTTCCCAGTCTTCCCATGGGCATCTTCGCTGCTTCAACCTGCGGGTCAGGAATCAGACGCATGATCAGCGGCGTTTGGATAGTACCTGGACATATAGCATTAACCCGTATACCCTGGGCGGCATAATCCAATGCTGCTGCCTTCGTCAGCCCCAGGATGCCATGTTTGCTGGAAGTGTAATCCGAAGTACAGGGCATGGCGATTAACCCGTCTATGGATGATGTATTTACGATGGCACCTTTACCTTGTTTAAGCATCTGTGCCACCTCGTACTTTATACACAGGAACATGCCTTTGAGATTGATAGAAATGACACGGTCCCACATTTCTTCGGGCATGTCAGCTATCAAATGACCGGAGGGCTCGACCCCGGCATTATTGTGGGCGTAATCCAGTCGCCCATAAACCTCAATCGCCTTATTGACCATTGCCTCTACATCTTGTGCCTTCGACACATCAGTTTTGACAAAGATAGCCTCGCCGCCGGCATTCTTGATCATCCGGACTGTCTCCTCGCCACCTTTCACATCTATATCGGCAACGACAACCTTCGCCCCCTCCATAGCAAACGCTAGCGCAGAAGCCCTGCCAATCCCTGAACCGCCACCCGTCACCACAGCAACTCTGTTCTCAAAGCTTTTTGCCATTGCACCCTCCCATGGAATTGCGTAAGTCAACAGTTAAGATTCTTTATTGAAGTACTTCTGAAGCTGCTTTCAGATTTGCGCTACTCGTCCTTGAGCTCATGGCTGATTGGCCGTTCAACCTTTTTATAGCATTCAAGATAATGTGACCATCATGGGATTGAAGCTAAGGCTGCCGGAATAGATATGTTTAACAAAAAGCAGGCTTTCCTCCTTGGATAAGCCTGCTTAACGTTTTTTACAGTGAATCGCGTCAAAGACTTCCAATCACGGTCTTGCTCTCGGCTAACGTCTTAACAGCGGCGTCAAGGTCAACTTTTTCTACGAATGGAGGCAACTTCCCCTCAACCGGCAGCAATGATGTCCAGAGTGAACAAGCGATCAGACGAACCCCACTTTCACTGGCTGATTCCAATAATACCTTGGTATCTATTTGACGGGCGTCTTTGGCGCTCACCATCGGAATATCCATCTTTTTGGCACTCTTAGCAATTGCCATCCGAGTGTCCCGATCGCCCATTAACGGGGACCATGCCCAAGTCTGCCCACTCAGCGCCAACAGCGCTTCCTCAGTGAATATGACTCCCACCTCCGCTCCAGCTTTCTTTGCCTCCATCGCTAGTACCAAATTACTAATCAGAGAATTTGCCAAGGCATCTCTGCAAATGAAAATTGTATCCATTTCTTACCTCCCTATAACAAGCAACACCGTTAAAATTTTCTATTGAATGTCCTCAACCCGGGGAGTCCGGTCTATCTATTAACGGGTCCTCCCCTTGCAATATTCAGATTTCTACCGTCACTTATCAAGGAAGGCATTTCTTTCTTCCCCGTAGTCTTTGGTGGTCGTCAGGTACCTGAAACATTGCTGCTCAAGTTCGAGGGCCGAGCCGATATCCATATTCATTCCGGTTCTAACAGCCGTTTTAGCCATCCCTATACCAAGGGGGGGTACCGCTGCCAACTTGCCGGCTAAATTTCTCGCCTCCTCCAACAGATTGTCGGCGGGGACGACCCGGTTAACCAGACCAAAGCGGTAAGCTTCTTCAGCATTAATCCGCTTGCCGGTTAAAAGCATTTCCAGTGCGTTACTCATCCCGATGATGCGCGGAAGTCTTTGGGTCCCACCCGCTCCGGGGATGAGCCCCAGCTTTACCTCAGGAAAAGCGAAAGAAGCCTTATCGGAAGCAATCCTGAGGTCGCAGGCCAAGGCCAATTCACAGCCACCACCCAGAGCGAACCCATTCACTGCTGCAATCACCGGCTTGGGAAGAGCCTCGATACTATTAAATACAGTACGAAATACTTTAGTCGTCTTTAAGGCAGCGTTGGGTGCTGAAAGGTCTGTCTCTGCAATATCAGCTCCAGCGCAGAATGCCTTCCCTTGAGATGTAATGATCACCACATTTGCTTCTTCGTCCTCGGCGATCTCTTCCATGGCAGCCCCCAGTTCTTGCAGGAGCTGTTTGCTAAGCGCGTTCATACGATCTGGTCTATTCAAGCTTATGGTAACAATGCCGTTATCTTTTTCGCAAAGTAAAGTCTGGAAGTTCATTCCTTTTTTACACTCCCCTAATCTTGAATGCTATTAAATCATTGACCAGCCGCCATTGACGCTCAGCGTCTGCCCGGTAATCCAATCGGCAGCATCCGAAGCCAGGAATAGCACGGCGTTGGCGGTATCCTCGGCTCTACCGATCCGACCCAACGGATAGGCTTTGGCGATCTTCTTGATAACCTCTTCCGGGGGGAGTTCGACCTGCCACAGGCTATTATCACCGATATCTTCACTCCTCGCCGGAAAAGTGGCTCCCGGACTGACCACATTGATCCTTATTCCCAAACGGCCGACTTCCTGAGCAATGGACTTGGACATCGCAATAACAGCGCCTTTACACCCGGAATAAAAAACCTGCTTAAATTGACCGACCCGTCCCGCATCAGACCCGATACTCACAATCGCACCGCGTTTTCGCTCCATCATCAAAGGAAGAACCGCTTTGGTGCAGTTTACCATGCTCCATAAGGTAAGGTCGGCCTCCTTTTGCAGTTCTGGCAGGGATTTCTCGGTGAACATCGCTGTATGCTCCCAACCGACGTTATTCACCAGAACATCTATTCCACCAAACTCCTCCGCCGCTTTTTTGACCGTTGCCGTGATCATGTCAACATTGGTCAGGTCTGTTTTATAAAACACGGCCCGACCCGCAGAGCTGTTTGCCTCCTCGACCGTTTTATTCGCCTGATTCTCATCTATATCTGCGATGATAACGTTCGCCCCTTCTCTGGCAAAGCCAAGGCTGATGGCACGACCGATGTTCGAAGCGCCCCCAGTAACAATTACCGTCTTCTGTGTTAGACCGAGATCCATTTTCATAACCTCCTGTATTTTTTATGAATTATTTTTTTTGTTCTTCCTCGCTTCAGCCTTGGCCTCTCTAACCTTCCAGAAATTAGGCTGCCTTTTTTCCAGGAACGCCTGCTGCCCTTCCTGTATTTCCTCTCCATCAAACCAATCAGGCAGCATTAACCGTGATTGCAGCCCCAAACGTCCTGCCGGCAGGGTCTCGATCTCCGCATCGAAACTGGCCTTAACGACCTCTATGCAGTCCGGACTCAAGGACAGAATCTCATCGCACCACTGATCGACTTCTTCATCTAATTTATCCTCAGGCACCAGCTTGTTGACCAGACCCATTTCGTAAGCTTGCTGAGCCGAATAGCGCCTGCACAGCATCCACATCTCGCGGGCCTTCTTTTCGCCCATTACCCGGGAGGCGTAGGCAACGCAGTATGCATCCGCCGGGCTGCCCACCCTGGGGCCATTCTGTCCAAAGATTGCATTGTCAGCGGCCAGGGTGAGATCGCAAAAGTATGCCAGGTGATGACTGCCGGCAATGCAAAACCCCCTCACGACCGCAATTACCGGCTTTCTGGCGAGTTTTACATAGTGGTCCGGGTCCACCCCATAGTAAAAGCCTTTACGAAATGCCGACCCCGAGCTTTCCCAAACCACATCCCCGCCAGTGCCGAAATTGTCGCCGGCTCCGGTAAGCAGTATCACTCCAATCAGCGGGTCGTGATCGGCATCATCAATGGCCAAGCCTAATTCCTCAAGCGTATCCTGGGTAAACGCGTTCATTCTCTCGGGTCGGTTGATGGTTACCCTGGCCACACCGCCATGCGTATCACGGAATTTCTTCTCGTAAATCACTTCCTTAAGATCGAAGCCCTCTACCTTTTCCCATTCTGTCCACGCCATATCCCTTATCTCCTTTGTTATTCACTCTAAAGTGGGTTAATAATATTTGGTTTCTTGATCGTATTTTTTGAATTTTATTCAATAATCGCTGCTTTGATGCATAAAAGGATTAAATAATCCCTTTGGTTGCCAACCGGGATAAATCCGCTTCGCTTAGTTGCAACAATCCATTGTATATCTCTTGATTATGTTCCCCGACTTTGGGTGCCAAACGAACGATGTCTCCGGGGGTTGAGGAAAGTTTGGGCAATACTGCCGGCGCAGCAAAGGAACCGACCCCCGGATACTCAAGGTATTCGATCAGGTTCCTGTCCCGTACCTGAGGATTATTCACAAAATCTGCTATGGTATCCACCTTTTCGGCAGGCACCCGGACACTATCCAGCTTGTTAAGAACCTCGTCTACAGTAAGGGCCTTGCACCACGGAACCATGATCGCATCAATAATCTCGGAGTTTTTTTGCCGTTCGCCATCATTGACAAACCGGGGGTCGGTGATCATATCCTCACGTTCCAGAAGTCTGCAAAGTCGTCGCCAAATCCTGTTCCCATATGGCATGATGACGATATAGCCATCTTTTGCCTCGAGAATATTCATATAGGTTGCAAAGCCGTGATTGCCCAGCTGGTGACGGACTTCACCATGCACCGAGTATAAAGCGACCGCCCCGATGGCCTCGACAAATGAAGCGGCCGTGTCAAGGAGAGATGCATCGACCAATTGCCCCTTGCCTGTTTTCAGCCGGTGGTGAAGCGCCACCATGATACCGTAAGCAGCCAGGCAGCCGGTCCCCAGGTCAGCGTAAGGCACGGGTTCCTTGACCGGTCCGCCGCCGGGCATTGCGTTTAGCCACATGGCGCCGGTCATTGCCTTGGCGCTGAAATCAAAGGCACTTTTTGAGGCGTAAGGCCCGCCGCTGCCAAAGCCGGTTATATAAGCCATGATGAGCGCCGGGTTCTCCTTGCTGAGGGTCTCATAATTCAGCACCTTGGCTTCGGCACTTTCCAAAGTGAAATTATGCACGATGACATCTGTCTTCTTAAGGAGTTCGGACAGTAGCTGACGTCCTTCATCGCTCAAGATGTCAAGCGTGATGCCTTTCTTATTCCGAGCCGTTATCTTGATCGAAAAGGCCTCGCCATCCGGAGCCAGAAGACCGAATTCACGGTCGGCCCCTCCGCCCGGTTGTTCCACTCGAATAACCTGGGCGCCCATATCGGCCAGAAGCATGGTGCAATACGGGCCGGCGGCAAAACGGCTGAAATCAAGAATCGTTATATCTTCGAGTACTTTATTCGCAGAGTTTGTATCAGTCATTGGCTACATTCCTTTTCAGCTATCATACTTTTGATGGTTTCAATTATAATGTAGATAGCCACTAAATACTTCTTTCCTGCCCCTCCCAATAGGGCTTGCGCAAAATGCGTTTAAGCACTTTACCCGTGGCAGTACGGGGAAACTCATCCACGATCTCGACCGATCGGGGCCGTTTATACCCGGCCAGGTTGGCCGCACAATGCTCCAGAATTTCTTCGGGCGTGATGGAATCGCCGCTCTTCACGATGACCAGGGCCTTGACTTCCTCGCCGAAATCGGCGTGCGGGATACCGATGACGGCCACCTCGGACACCTGGGGAAGCTGGGTGATCACCTCCTCGATCTCGGCCGGATAGACGTTCTCCCCACCGCTGATGATCATGTCGTGCTTGCGGTCAGCCAAATAGTAATAGCCTTCTTCGTCAAAATAGGCCACGTCCCCGGCGGTGGCCCATTCGCCGTCAATGGACTCGGCAGTTTTCTCGGGCGCATTGTAATATCCGATAAACGCCGAGCGGGCCTTGGCCCACAACACCCCCTGTTGGTTCGGTTCGGTGACGATATTGCCCGCGTCGTCGACAAGCTTGATCTCGATCCCCGGGTTGGCTTGACCGATACTGCGCACCTTACGCATTTGGTCCTTATGGCGCAATGTGGTCAGCGCACCGGTTTCCGTGGAGCCGTATCCTTCGCTGAAACGGACATTGTTGAAAAATCTCGAGCTGTGCGGACCATGCCCAGGATGGATATTGCACAAAGGGCTCACCAAAAATTAAGATATGAAAATAGGTTCGGAATTGACTGGACATCATTAAAGATAAATGCGATGTTTTGGTAGATCACTATCTCAAACCCCGAGACGGAGGCTACCAATGAGCAAATACAAAATCGAAGTCATGGTGAACCTGGTTGAATGTGATGAGGAAACGGACGATAAGCCCATTGAACTGGAAGATGGATGTTATCAATACACTGTAAACGCTGATGCCGGTGAAAATATAGACGACTGCGAAATAGCAATTTTAAATACGGCATACCCTGCAATAAGAGCCGCCATAGCACGACACATGGAAAAGGTGTCTAAAAAAAAGTCCTGACTTTCAGTGGGGCTAATCAAATTGGGGTAAATGAACGCCCATATCTGGTGGATGGCGCCGTGGGGCGTTTTGCGTTTGAAACCCACTTCGCATTTGATAAAAATGGCGTTCGGTTTGACAGTAGTCAGTCTATATTTGCCCCATTAGGACCGAATCAGTTTTATTTGACCACGGGCTTTAAGGAACGGGCCATGATAATGGGTAATACGGAAGGATCCTTTCGGAAAACATCAAAATGGCTCAACTTCATACGGCACCAAATAGAAGGCGGTACGCCACATCGCACGTTGCATGATCAGACCCAGAAAGAAGGTAGGGAATTGATCGACCATTTAAAGCAAAAGGCCGATGATTTGAATCATGGCAACTTCAGCGCTGACGGATGTTGTTTCAACCCAGATATTCCCAGGGGTGGAGAACCGATATCAATTCCCATGGCTGAAGTTCAAAAGGCCCTTTCTAAAGGATCTTTCGACTATAATCCGATTGAATTGTTGAATAATCCCGTCATTTACGAAGAACCCAGTCAAACGGTCAACATAAGCATAGACGACGTAACCCCCAAAAGGCAAAAGGATACACGAGAAAGCCCACAAGTCACGGAGCATAAGCGAAAATATGTACATGATACCGTATGCCACATTGAACATGGAGGCCTAAAATACGTATTGGCCGCTGATGGCACCAAATCATGCTTGTGGTTGCTAATCGCATTTCTTTTGTCGAATTCTCTATTCGGCAAACGTCTTCAGATTTTTACCGACGGCCATAAGGCGCTAAATGATGCCATCGTCAAGCAATTTGGGTGGCACAAGAATATGCAAATTGTTCTTGATTGGTTTCATCTATGCAAGAAGTTCAAAGAAGAATTGAGCATGGGGATGAAAGGCAGAAAGCTCAGAAATGAAACGCTTCGCGCGGTTATGCCGTTATTATGGCACGGTCTTACAAACAAAGCCATCTCATATCTTGAAAACATCCCGGCATCCGAAATTAAGGATGATAATCATATTCAAAAGCTCATTGACTATTTGGGCCGGAATATATCCTCCATTCCCAACTATGATATGCGCAAACGGCTAAATCTTCGGAACTCGAGTAATGTGGGTGAAAAGATGAACGACCTCGTTGTTTCAAATCGCCAAAAGAAGAATGGAATGAGTTGGGCGAAGAAAGGATCCCTCAATCTGGCTATCATCACAACTTTGAAAATTAACGATGAATATCACAATTGGTTCAGAAATAAGGAAGTAAAATTTAGCTTAGCGGCTTGACCATTTAAGATATCGTCCGCACAGCTCGAAATTTTTTAACGATGATCGTCTTGCCAGGGCACTATCAGCATTATTTCATGCAGACCGCCATACGCTGATGACCGAGGCTTCTTGCAATGCCATATCGGTACACCAGTTACTTACGGAGGAAATACATAATGATAGCACATCCGTGACTTTCATCGGCAAATACAAAACTCCCGATCCGGAAGCGGTCAAGCTTAAGCATGGGCACAACAAGGATTTTCGACCCGATTGCAAACAAGTTGTATTTGGTCTGAATATCACGGCGGACGGACATGTTCCACTCAGTTATCAGCTATTTGACGGGAATACGACCGATGATGTGACCCATATTCCCAACTGGAACGGCCTGCGCACATTGTTGGGAAAAGAGGATTTCATTTACATCGCCGACTGCAAGTTGAAAACCGAAAAGAATCTAAAGCACATCGCTGGTGAAGGAGGGCTGTTTATCACCATCGTTCCGAAGAATCACAAGGAATACATCCAGTTCATCAAATATCTGAAAAAAAACGAAGTGCCTTGGGAAGACGCCGTTAGCGTTGAAAACTCACGGAAGAAAGGTGAGTTTACCGTTTACCGCACCTATGAGACCGAACTGACCGAAGAAGGCTTTCGGGTCATTTTTGTTCACAGCAGTTCCAAACAAAAAGAGGACGAAGCCAAAAGACAGAAAAAGATCGATAAGGCCATTGAACAGTTAGAAAGCCTGTCACCTAAACTCAATGCGTATCATTTGAAAACCAAAAGGGAAATCAAGGCCGCTATCGATAAGATTGTCAAGGATGTTAAAGAGTTTGTAGAGGTCCGGATAGTAACCGATCGCAAACAGATCAAGGTGAAAGTATCTCCCGGCAGACCGTCTCCACAAAGCATCTACAAAAATAAATGGAAATATACCCACCGCATTGAGTGGCAGTTAAACGAACAATCTCTTACCGAAGCATCGCGAACTGATGGCGTTTTTCCCTTGATTACTAATACGCAGCTTGAAGCCAGTGAGGTATTAGGAAAATATAAAAACCAACCATTCCTTGAAAAACGGATGTATACCAAAAAATCGATTCTGGAAGTAGCGCCTGTTTTTTTAAAAAAGGAGCACCGTATTGAAGCCATGCTCTTTTTATATTTTATAGCCTTGATGATTGTGTCCCTTATCGAACGAAAGATACGGATGAATATGACAGCCGAGGAGATAGACAAGCTGCCCATATTACCCCAAGGGATGAATACAAAAAAGCCGACTTGGAATAACATCCGTTATTTCTATCGTAATGTCCACTTCTCGCAGATAATCCGGAATGGCGTATGTATACAATCAGTGGTGAAGGGAATCGGTGACATGCACAAACTTATCAACCGGTTGTTGGAGATACCCGAGGCGATCTACAATTATTTTCAAGATGGCTGGTGGCAATTTAAAGCTACCTGATTGATTTTAAAAAACAAAAACATAAGAAAATTAAAAAATTATTCGCCCGCCATGCGAAATGTAAGATATATCTTGTCAATATTTTATTTTTTTATGATTATGATTCAGTTTTTAGGCTTTCAACGGTGACCTGATTTTCTCCCAAAAGGGCCATTTTAAAATACCCATGGATCGGATGCATACGATGGCGATGGAAATTCCAAGAGGAATAAGCAAGGTACAGGTGCGACGTTCGAAATGACCATGGTGAAGCCGCAACTCAAATTTTTAAGGGCAATTTGAAATGCGGTGTGATATGGCGGTATGAAAACATTCTCTTAGAGCCTGTTTGACAAATCCGTCTAAGGCCCGCTAACGGCGTTGGAAAGTGTCTCAAAATGCTCACATATTACCTATATGCTCCGCTTTCGAGCCACGTTCCGCCTTGTTATCGGGCCTGATCCAGACTTCTCAAACAGGCTCTTAAAATCTATAGGCATTCGGAGCGACCGGTTATGACGGTATTGATGATTTATCTCATTTTTCTTTTGGGCGTTGGCATCATCGATTTTCGCAAAGTCCAGGATTTCAATGATTATGTCCTGGCCGGACGCCGCCAGAAGCTGGCCATTGTCACGGTCTCGCTGATGGCATCCATGATCGGCAGCGGTTCCACCATCGGACTGGCCGACAAGGCATTTTCCAAGGGCTTTCCCGCGATCTGGTTTCTGGCCGTGGGGGGTATTGGCCTGATCCTTCAGGCCTGGCTGCTTTCCGAAAAGGTTCGTGCGTCACGGGCCGTCACCCTGCCGGATCTGGCCCAGCAGACCATGGGGCCGCAAACCCGGTTTCTGGTCGCACTGATCATTGTGGTGACCTGGATCGGCATCATCGCGGCCCAGTTCA
This window harbors:
- a CDS encoding SDR family oxidoreductase, producing MAKSFENRVAVVTGGGSGIGRASALAFAMEGAKVVVADIDVKGGEETVRMIKNAGGEAIFVKTDVSKAQDVEAMVNKAIEVYGRLDYAHNNAGVEPSGHLIADMPEEMWDRVISINLKGMFLCIKYEVAQMLKQGKGAIVNTSSIDGLIAMPCTSDYTSSKHGILGLTKAAALDYAAQGIRVNAICPGTIQTPLIMRLIPDPQVEAAKMPMGRLGTPEEVAQAAVWLCSDAASFVTGTHLSVDGGWAAW
- a CDS encoding enoyl-CoA hydratase/isomerase family protein translates to MNFQTLLCEKDNGIVTISLNRPDRMNALSKQLLQELGAAMEEIAEDEEANVVIITSQGKAFCAGADIAETDLSAPNAALKTTKVFRTVFNSIEALPKPVIAAVNGFALGGGCELALACDLRIASDKASFAFPEVKLGLIPGAGGTQRLPRIIGMSNALEMLLTGKRINAEEAYRFGLVNRVVPADNLLEEARNLAGKLAAVPPLGIGMAKTAVRTGMNMDIGSALELEQQCFRYLTTTKDYGEERNAFLDK
- a CDS encoding SDR family NAD(P)-dependent oxidoreductase, yielding MKMDLGLTQKTVIVTGGASNIGRAISLGFAREGANVIIADIDENQANKTVEEANSSAGRAVFYKTDLTNVDMITATVKKAAEEFGGIDVLVNNVGWEHTAMFTEKSLPELQKEADLTLWSMVNCTKAVLPLMMERKRGAIVSIGSDAGRVGQFKQVFYSGCKGAVIAMSKSIAQEVGRLGIRINVVSPGATFPARSEDIGDNSLWQVELPPEEVIKKIAKAYPLGRIGRAEDTANAVLFLASDAADWITGQTLSVNGGWSMI
- a CDS encoding enoyl-CoA hydratase-related protein, with product MAWTEWEKVEGFDLKEVIYEKKFRDTHGGVARVTINRPERMNAFTQDTLEELGLAIDDADHDPLIGVILLTGAGDNFGTGGDVVWESSGSAFRKGFYYGVDPDHYVKLARKPVIAVVRGFCIAGSHHLAYFCDLTLAADNAIFGQNGPRVGSPADAYCVAYASRVMGEKKAREMWMLCRRYSAQQAYEMGLVNKLVPEDKLDEEVDQWCDEILSLSPDCIEVVKASFDAEIETLPAGRLGLQSRLMLPDWFDGEEIQEGQQAFLEKRQPNFWKVREAKAEARKNKKNNS
- a CDS encoding CaiB/BaiF CoA transferase family protein, whose protein sequence is MTDTNSANKVLEDITILDFSRFAAGPYCTMLLADMGAQVIRVEQPGGGADREFGLLAPDGEAFSIKITARNKKGITLDILSDEGRQLLSELLKKTDVIVHNFTLESAEAKVLNYETLSKENPALIMAYITGFGSGGPYASKSAFDFSAKAMTGAMWLNAMPGGGPVKEPVPYADLGTGCLAAYGIMVALHHRLKTGKGQLVDASLLDTAASFVEAIGAVALYSVHGEVRHQLGNHGFATYMNILEAKDGYIVIMPYGNRIWRRLCRLLEREDMITDPRFVNDGERQKNSEIIDAIMVPWCKALTVDEVLNKLDSVRVPAEKVDTIADFVNNPQVRDRNLIEYLEYPGVGSFAAPAVLPKLSSTPGDIVRLAPKVGEHNQEIYNGLLQLSEADLSRLATKGII
- a CDS encoding class I adenylate-forming enzyme family protein, which produces MSPLCNIHPGHGPHSSRFFNNVRFSEGYGSTETGALTTLRHKDQMRKVRSIGQANPGIEIKLVDDAGNIVTEPNQQGVLWAKARSAFIGYYNAPEKTAESIDGEWATAGDVAYFDEEGYYYLADRKHDMIISGGENVYPAEIEEVITQLPQVSEVAVIGIPHADFGEEVKALVIVKSGDSITPEEILEHCAANLAGYKRPRSVEIVDEFPRTATGKVLKRILRKPYWEGQERSI